The Euphorbia lathyris chromosome 2, ddEupLath1.1, whole genome shotgun sequence genome includes a window with the following:
- the LOC136216709 gene encoding Golgi SNAP receptor complex member 1-2 isoform X2 — MTDSNLELQESGWEELRKEARKVEGDLDVKLSSYAKLGARFTQGGYVDAGSPTVGGSRSWKSMEMEIQSSLEKLLDINDSMSRCAASAAPTTSVTQKLARHRDILHEFTQEYRRIKGNISSMREHAELLSSVRDDISEYKASGSSSPRMQLLRERAAIHGSISHIDDVISQAQTTRAVLGSQRTLFGDVQGKVKHLSDKFPIIRGLLGSIRRRRSRDTLILSAVIAACTLFLIIYWLSK; from the exons ATGACGGATTCGAATTTAGAATTGCAGGAATCTGGTTGGGAGGAATTAAGGAAGGAAGCAAGAAAGGTGGAAGGAGATCTCGACGTTAAACTCTCTTCTTATGCTAAGCTTGGCGCTAGGTTCACCCAAGGAG GTTATGTCGATGCTGGTTCGCCTACTGTTGGAGGAAGCAGGTCATGGAAGTCCATGGAAATGGAAATCCAGTCATCCCTTGAGAAGCTGTTAGACATAAATGATTCTATGAGTAGATGTGCCGCGTCTGCTGCTCCAACCACATCAGTTACTCAAAAGCTAGCTAGGCACAGAGACATACTTCATGAATTTACCCAG GAATACAGGCGAATTAAGGGAAACATAAGCTCAATGCGGGAACACGCTGAGCTTCTGAGTTCAGTCAGAGATGATATTAGTGAGTACAAG GCATCTGGGAGTTCATCTCCAAGAATGCAGTTACTAAGAGAGAGAGCTGCAATCCATGGAAGCATTTCACAT ATAGACGATGTCATTAGTCAAGCTCAAACAACAAGGGCTGTCTTAGGTTCTCAAAGGACTTTGTTTGGAGATGTTCAAGGAAAAGTCAAGCATCTAAGTGACAAATTTCCTATTATCCGTGGCCTACTCG GTTCTATCCGGAGGCGACGATCAAGAGACACTCTTATTCTCTCTGCTGTCATTGCAGCTTGTACGTTGTTTCTTATTATCTATTggctctcaaaataa
- the LOC136216709 gene encoding Golgi SNAP receptor complex member 1-2 isoform X1 — protein sequence MTDSNLELQESGWEELRKEARKVEGDLDVKLSSYAKLGARFTQGGYVDAGSPTVGGSRSWKSMEMEIQSSLEKLLDINDSMSRCAASAAPTTSVTQKLARHRDILHEFTQVFPYNDFQEYRRIKGNISSMREHAELLSSVRDDISEYKASGSSSPRMQLLRERAAIHGSISHIDDVISQAQTTRAVLGSQRTLFGDVQGKVKHLSDKFPIIRGLLGSIRRRRSRDTLILSAVIAACTLFLIIYWLSK from the exons ATGACGGATTCGAATTTAGAATTGCAGGAATCTGGTTGGGAGGAATTAAGGAAGGAAGCAAGAAAGGTGGAAGGAGATCTCGACGTTAAACTCTCTTCTTATGCTAAGCTTGGCGCTAGGTTCACCCAAGGAG GTTATGTCGATGCTGGTTCGCCTACTGTTGGAGGAAGCAGGTCATGGAAGTCCATGGAAATGGAAATCCAGTCATCCCTTGAGAAGCTGTTAGACATAAATGATTCTATGAGTAGATGTGCCGCGTCTGCTGCTCCAACCACATCAGTTACTCAAAAGCTAGCTAGGCACAGAGACATACTTCATGAATTTACCCAGGTTTTCCCATACAATGATTTTCAG GAATACAGGCGAATTAAGGGAAACATAAGCTCAATGCGGGAACACGCTGAGCTTCTGAGTTCAGTCAGAGATGATATTAGTGAGTACAAG GCATCTGGGAGTTCATCTCCAAGAATGCAGTTACTAAGAGAGAGAGCTGCAATCCATGGAAGCATTTCACAT ATAGACGATGTCATTAGTCAAGCTCAAACAACAAGGGCTGTCTTAGGTTCTCAAAGGACTTTGTTTGGAGATGTTCAAGGAAAAGTCAAGCATCTAAGTGACAAATTTCCTATTATCCGTGGCCTACTCG GTTCTATCCGGAGGCGACGATCAAGAGACACTCTTATTCTCTCTGCTGTCATTGCAGCTTGTACGTTGTTTCTTATTATCTATTggctctcaaaataa